The region TCATCTGACACAATAGTGCTCCTCTTTGAGACTCAGTGAACTGTGAGGCAACAGTTCTGTGATGGTGAAAGTGAATGTTGTTATTCATCCATATTCCATTCAAGTGAggaaattttaaatctttttctggAATTTTGGTCTTAATTATTAACAAATGTTTCGATTGAAACCATCAGTCTTCATCAGTGAAGTTTGTCACGTGGTAGTTCACTATCACGCGACAAACGTCACACGACTTAGTCACAGAGCGGAGAGTGATCAGTGATCTCGACACcttgacaaatgagaaaaaccACATCAAGAAGTCACTCCGAAAATGCTGGTATCCGGACTGGGTGTTCAGCGGAAACCAAAAAGATCACGAtgaacgggggggggggggtgaggtGGCATGAAGAGAGGACACAAGACCTGGGTAACGATCCCTTACATACGAGGCCTATCTGAGAATATTAAGAACATTCTCAAAGAACACGGCGTAACAGCGTTTTACAAACCCCAGAACACTCTAAGATAACAGTTGGTCAAGACAAACACTCTTTTGAGAAGCACTCCAACCTTGTATATGGTATTACCTGCGGAGGGGAGGGCTGCGCCGAAACCTATGGGGGAGAGACTCTTCAGTCCATCAGAGCCAGGCTGAGACAACATCAACGGCCGAACTCCAATCCTCCTCAAATTCAGTAGTTTATTGTAACCTGAAGGACACGGGACACGTGACACGTGTTGGATTCGAAGGGAGTTAAGATCCTAGATAAAGAACGAGATTGGCAAAGGAGGGGGATAAAGGTAGCGATATGGGAAAGGGTGGAGGACCCAACCCTGAAAAGAAAGGGAGGACTCCGGTTCTCTCTGTCTCACACTTGGGACCGGGTCCTTGTCTCCGTTCCTCGACGTTTGTCTCGTAATAGTGAACTACCATGTGACAAACTTCACTGATGAAGACTGATGGTTTCAGTCGAAACGtttgttaataattaaaacaaatattccaGAAAAAGGTTTAAACATTCCTCAGTTCTGTGATGGTGGTAAAAATGGGATTTGATTGCGAAAAACCGAAAAGAACTGGGACAACTGATTCTACGAAACAAGGGTCTAAATTATAGGGATCACTGTAAAAGTCCACCTTAATAAACATAATGCATGAACTCTACCTACTTAGATTCACACTGCTGCTTTCTCCGgtttttgtgtcttattttctGCAGAAATAGAGTGGTTCATCTTCGGCATTGGGAAACTCAAGTAGCTCAGTTTGAAATGACCAAGTCACTGAGTCCATTTTTGACTCCCGTTGTTATCAGAGTTTCTTTTAATGCAAGCAGGGTCAACAAAATGGCGTGTTTTAATTCACATTATAAAAAGAAACCCCTTTTCCCATCGAGTACACAACGTTTAAACGACTAAGACGAGGCGCGCATTAAAAAAGCACATCTCACTGAAAAGCCTTGCTCAAGATATGAGGAGCGCTCTCCACTGAGAGCCAAAAGATGCGGCTGTTGTATGACAAAAACTTATTTCTGTGTACATTTTTACGAGAGGTTAGCGTCTTCAACAAGACAAACGTTATTGCTTTCATATAACTGTCAATTTTATATCGTTTAGCTTGCCTACAAAGTTGCAGAAAACGCAAAAAAGGACTTTACCCAAGCGGCTTTGCCGAGGTTTTTGCAGTGGGCGCCGTCTGTTGCCGTCTGTTGTGAGCAAAACTCCCGTTCAGAGGTATTTAAACGAATTTGATATTATCCAGTGCTCAATGCAATGATAAATCTCAAACTAAGGTAACCCGctattttcaagtttcaatattccgtattgttatatacctagactttcactcaacaaaacgagcactgtattggttgatttttggtcacgtgcccctgatcaaattcatatgtatcccgaccgggatacaattccgcagttgttgcccgctcagaatgttttgctgcgattgttgaaggaaaagtctaaatatataataaaGCCCCTGATATATGGTTCCTTGgaaaactagttagttttgttttccctcgagtcctgatatTTCtgtcgacttcgtctcgggaaacatcaggactctcgggaaaacataactaactgtttccctcgggaccatgaATTAATTGTATAGTGTTTCCTCCTCTACAATTACCTTGACGAATATATCAATGTTTGATGCAGATATATTATTACGATTGTGTATTCCTTTGCTTGATTGAAAGTAAAATAATTGAACAGCTTCAGACTGACAGATGAGAACATTATAAGGTGCACTGAATTATTTTACTGACCTTATACAGTGGGGTGGCTTCCTCGCAGTATTTCGTTAAAGGTCAAGATTTAAGCTATATTTCCTGGATGAAAAAAGTAACAGTTCAACCTGACCTGCGAGAGCAGgtccatttttccttttttttttcctttgaaaattagcGGAAAAAGGCGACCACTCTTGTAATACAAATGAATACCAGATCgtctttttattaaaaacaggTTTCAAAGTTCTTAGATCAGGACGTCTCGGAAGAAGTACAATCTCTGCTTTCATCTAAATCCTTCAACGTCGCCGCTTCTTCTATGCTAAAAGAATTGGCAGTTCTCTGTGACCTAACAGACCTGGAAAAGGTATGTCTTCTGGAAATGGacgattttcaaaaaaaaatatagaGGCCAAACCTTGGAACcttggggttccccattgacgagtaaaatcgtctggcgttagacagtaaaatctataagtgacactattgggagtgaaagggttaattgtttcacttctgatagAGGAATTTTTGTAACAGCCTATGAAATCCGTTCatgatcgttttttttttcatagaaaATGATGACAGAATTGCTACAACGTCACGAAGAATGGACGAAACACTCTCCTATGCTGCCTTATCTCGATGATGACATGTTAAAGAATACTAAACTGGCGAGTTACGTTAAAGAATGCTTGCGACTTGCCTGGCGAATGGTGAACTTACTGCCTCCATTAACCCTCGTGACAGCCGATCAAGCGCGCAGAGATACACTTGATGCTTTCTTCACTATAGAGGTTGAGGAAACGACAGAGACTGCACAAACTCTGCAAGTTTGCGTCTGGCCCGCGGTTAGCAATCTAGAAAATCCGAACGAAGTGCATGTCAAGGGAACGATGGCTATCATACCAAGGCCCAAGAATCTACAGTACACTTATTAGTGGAGTTTAACCGGAATCAAGAGATAAGAAAACACTCTTTCTCGTGCAATTCATAGATTGTTGTAATTAAGCTCAGTAGATTATGGGAGCTTGTGCCTTCGAAGGTACTGCCCCTTTTTATATCTGTATCATTCTTATTATTATCAAGCTTTCCTATGCTTCGCACAGATGACGTATGTTGGCAGGAAATAAATTTGGCTCATTGTGACTTTTTTGAagtccagggcccggttgttcaaaagccgattaacgctaatcccagattaaaaattaaccaagcagtttatttctccacTCCCAAcggctgttcaacgctgataatcggcaaaactttacattagaaggaGTCAATcatgaaaaacaagaagaagcaACAGAAGCTTTatccaaaaagttgaaaacatgaaacaaaaggttacgctaatcctggattaagttaatcgagtttcgaacaaccaggcccagtgtaatatttttcaggaaaaccaaccaatcatcGGCCGAGTTTTGTGCATACACTGCACGTGAGTTGCGTGCGCGTGCAGTCCGTGTTTAGCCAGATAACCTAATTTGCATACCACGttttttccagcaaaatttCTAGTTAATCCACGGTTGGCAAACAAACTAATTCGCAAAAGGCAGGTAAGTGCAGTTGCAGCAGTTAAATTTAAAGGATATGGGAACATGCATTTTCGAAAGCGTCGAAACTTTTCGGGTGAATGTAAATTCAAACTCCCTTTGTATTAATAAATTATCATCAATGAGGTTTTAAAGCATGAAGTCACGAAGGCAGCTTTTCCTTTACTTATGAAGACCCGCATTTTAGAATAGGCGGATCATAGCTTTAGAAAAAGCCTTCAGGGTTCATTGGAAAACCTTCCAGGTCTTTCGCAAGGGCTTTCCCCGGTTATTCAATGTTAAGAAAATCCAGCTATGATTTTAACATCTAAGGTAGCAAATCATACACACTAACGGCGAATTTCACACTTAAAATAAACTCAGCGAAGCAGTCAATTTGAGCGAcagattgtttttctttgaagaAGTCTTTGTTAATAAACAGACAGACCAAGTTGTGGTTATGCAATATATAATTCTTACGGCTGTCGGAGTTCAATTCCCCAAATCTTTCAGCGTGGTCACCTGAGACagcacttttcctttttttgttcttttccatGCAGTTTTATATTCTTGTCACTAGGACAGACGGAAATTCCATTAATTTAAATGATAAATTAAAGACTATAATATCAGAAAATCTAAGACTACCATTTTCCCGGGTGGCCAAAGAAGCCTTGAAAAAGACCTCCAGACATCGAGGATTTTACCCAAAAATATAATCCCCAACTGACGATTTAAGAAGATCGCTAGCTGCCCATTAATTTTGTGTAACTGTATTTCCTCTATCCCAAACACTGAATTCTTTTTTTCCGGCAATTTTTTCCTCTCATTTACGAAGCTAACACACAACCATCAATAGTGGCTTGGTTTATTTAGTTAGCCTTGGATGCAATTTACATTTAGCCTGCATAGACGGTAGCATAGCGTTCAAAATACGTTCGAGGAAAGAGCTTTCAGGGTATGCTATGCATACATTGTTATTCCGCATTTCGCGTAATGATTTTAAATGCAAGTCTTCAATATAATTAACTTGAGTTGATTCTTCGATTAACGAAAGTACTCTCGGTTCATTACTGTCTAACTTCATTCCGCCTTTCTTTTGCCTACACTGAGGAACAAATCTCGGTCGGAAACTGACGAAAATAAATACATTTTGTTTACCGTCCCGGTTCATAAACCGCGACTTTTGGACTGATCTCTATTGATTCAAATATATTGATGACTCCATATCTCTATATTACTCTTAATCAATTCCGGCCATGAATGTGTGCTCTTTTTGGCATTCTTCGTCTACCCCTTTAACGCGggttcaaataattcttgaacTATTTATAGACAAAGTTAATATCAGATATATTGGATCTTGATTTCATGACAGCTACTACGAATGATCCATTACTTTTTTAGTCTTCTAGAGATGAACCTCAAGCTTCGTTAACCGGCTGCGAGCTTCTAGAGCCGGGATCATTCTTTGAAAAGCGGCAAAGTATTGAATGTCCTTAATTTGATGGAATAAGCTAAAACATCCTCTAGACTTATGTAATCACTgctctttctcttcttcttcagTTTAATGCTTGCATGATAGTGTGAAGCAAATAAACATGCAAAATCTGTCTTGTATAATCAAATCACGCACAGAATTCCAACAGAAGGACCTGGGACTTTGAAAGCCCTCAGTTTGTCCCGATACAATTCGTAAGAGAGTCTAGAATCTCTCCAATCTTTCTTGGCAGTGCGAAAAGGACTTTCACTTCTTTCTCTTCAGCAGAATCCAAGTTCCACACCTTGCGCGTGATGGTGGTTTGTTCGAGACCGATTTCGTCTGAATTTCTTTCTTTACTCGCTACTCTGAAAGCCATCGTAAGTGCTGCCACAATACCTCTTGCGTCTTCATTTGATGAGCAGAGAAACGCGTGGCATTCAATCCGTCGGGGAGAAGTAGATGCTTGGTAGTTAAAAGCGACAACTCTTGGAATCTTCTTATAGCTTGCGCAGAAGAGAATTTTGTGTAGTCTAAATATTTTCTCAGTGTCTTTGCACAGTAATGACACATTCTCTCTCGAAACCGTCATTTGAGCGTTGATATCTCTCTGGTTAAGGGCGCAACCTTTTTGATATAGACGTGCAATGTTTTCCAGTGTCCCTGTTTGTGGATACATTGCATTTAGGCTGCCAAGATATTTAACATTGATGCATGTGAAATCCTTCGGTTTGTTAATATGCTCTTCCATTCTAAAACTTCGATGAAATCACTGCTGAAGTTGTACTTTTGACAAGTGGTGGAGATTCCTGTGTTCTTTAAGAAAGTCGTGCTCGTATTGTGCGTCGACCTTTATGATCTCGCCTTATAAGCGTAATACTATCTTGTCTATTTCCATTTTCCCTATGGGCTGTCTATCAAACAATTAGTGCAATCTCTATTGTTTTAATCACATCGCAAATCATTAAAATGCATGTGCAGCTCGCTCAACAGAGTACTGTCCTAGTTGACAATTGATGAAAGATATCAATGCAACAATAGTGGGAAAGTTTAAAAGTAATCACAGTTGTCGTTCATAGAGTGAAAATTTGACAGAAATCAGAGAAATCACATGCTTAAATTATCCTCTCTAATTTAGTCCAGCAACTTCCATTTTGAGAGGCAAACGCGCTCGAGCATAGGTGAGCATTACTTTCTCATAATATCCGGCTTACTTTTGTCTGACGCAATGGAGTGCCTTCTGTTCGATAAATTTGCAATGCAAAGTAACTCAATATCTCTCATTTCACATCGTTATTGGTGAATGGTGATAAAGTGAAATATGTGCAACAAACTTGACTGGCAAATGGAAAGAGGGTGAAAATTTTTTCTGGATTCTCTAAAAAATATTGTTGAATTTCCTTAAAGTGCTTTCTCACATGACACATTGGCGGAACATAGTTTTCAGTACGTATGCGTGATAATTAGCAGGATTTTTACACGTTTCTCAAGGAAAATACAAACTGAAAAGCCGGATATTTTTCAAGTAAATGTAAAGTTTTCAGAATTCCGCTCACGTTTCAAATTAGATTTTCTGGAAGTTTTTCAAGAGGCATTTTGAAAAACTTAATATTTCATTAGCGTGCATTAAAACTTACAGAAACAGAGAACGAATTATATAATTCATACAATTCCACGTTGGATCTGTTGTGCAATTTCAGCGTTTTGATTTTTTATGCTTCAAACAGTCTTCAAGCTACTGCCACACTGAAACACagattttaaatttcaagaATTTGCCGCTGTTTTCTGCTCAAAGTTTTCCTCCCAGTATTTGCGCTTACACAATATCTTTAATGTAAAGAATGAGcgtttttagtttttttcctAGAGCTACTCGAAATTCTTGGCAGCTACTTAATCCAGGCAGACGGGAAGTTCTTGATCAAAGAGTGTTGACTCATTTCTTAACCCTCCGAGAAAGATAAAAGATACCTTGTCTTAACGAATCACGTTTTCGTGTTTTCATTCGCTTTTACAAGCTGATTGAAGAATAAGAAAGAAAAGTTATAAAGTCCTATCGTacagaaaacttttttttcgggtgcgaaattttacttcaaattgtttatttattttttaaattttaaaagtgaaaaacttTTGGTGGTTATCAGTCTTAAGTAAGGAATTTTCTTTAGATGCAAAGAGGTAAAAACCAAGCAAGCTTTGTTTTTCTTGGAATTTGCCGAATTCGTGCTCAAGTCAATTCATGTCAGGTCTTCTTGCAGAAGGCAGCTGCCCTAGCACTTTGAAACACGTTTTCCATTTTTGCCTTAACGTTTGTCATTCGAATTTTCAATCATTCacgaaaaatacatttttttaattactcTTGGACAAATATACGTCAGGGGATAATAAGCAAAAAGGCATTTACCATCGAGCTCCATTACTGTGACAAAGAAAATCagaataaatatttaaaaacagAATTTTTCAAATTGACTTTTAGAATTAAGCACTGAGAACGTGTAATTTTTAATGATGTTTCTTGAAGAGTGCAAAAAATGCGTTCCTTGACTCAAGAGGGTTCGTTTGTGAAATAACTAGGTTATAAAGCGTCCacagtttgaaaaaattcaCGAGACCGTACGAGTCTGTTTTGTTTACTCGGTGCTTAGCTCCCAGTCAGTCCGAATAATTGgttcaaaaatggaaaaaataacCCTTAGGTATCCAGGGTAAAATTACGTTGCACCATCATGGAAGTGGAATGATATCGATAATTTGCTGCATCATGATGAAAAGACAGACGTCCGTGAAGTTTTCATGTAACCAAAGTAGTAATTTGCTGTCATGTGTGGTTGAATGCGTCGGTTTGTCTTCCAAATTAAGCCAACTGAAATCGAAGGCGCGCGACAAATATTCCGATAAACGTccaatttctttcaatttaaaaGGAATCAACTAATTTGTCGTTAAAAAAAGACGCTTAATTTTGTCAGTGCGTGGAAGAATTAAAGTGGGGAACATTAAAAAGTTACGAAAGTGCGATGTTcagttttaatgtttttatttgtcTAAGAACTTTAAAAGCTCCTTCTAATTCTCAGCTTGCGAAATGTTAATTACgtgttttttaatttgttgtgaTCTAACTTCCTCTGTGATTATTTATGATCATCATGACTTGACGTAAAGAGTAACTGTTTTGCAAACCATCGAAGCGACACTCAAAACTCTAGAAATTTCCGTCCCATTATATTCTTCATCAAGTTatgtaaatcaaagaaaatgcaCCAACGTGCATGTAGTTCTCCTTTTGCTAAAATAGACAAAATTTTGTATTTGGTGTCAAACACGAGACGCAGGAAAGGAATGGGGCGTTGTCTTTGGGCGAAATCTCTGCCGATCAcccattttctgtttttcaatGATAAAAAGTTGTTTTGCAGCTACGGTGCAGTGACTCGCACACCCGACATCACTATTTGTCATAACTTCACGGTTATCATCTCCCCGTTTCAAACTCATAGTCTTGCGGCTCGAGTATCGCGGCCTGGGGATCGCCTCTCGGTTATCGTAACTCGAATGACACAGATGGGGTGTGGCGAGTATCATAAAACCAATCATCTTCGAAATAAGATTCGATGTCGGGAGCTGAAAAATGTAACACGTGTATTGCCAAAATAGTCCTTTATTTACAGTAACACATCTAAATAACTCCTCCAAGTTCAGgtcaacttcgttcccagggtctcgtTATCGTTGAGACTACAATCacaaaccctgggaacgaggttgagttcAGGTaacatatgaaaaaaaaagacaaataatcCTACCTCTTCTGATTTCTCTGACTACGTGTTAATGACATTTtccatgataaaattattgaatCTGTTGCCCGCTACTCTCCTACATCGGACCACCTTTAATTCAACAGCACTCTTAAATCTTAAATTACGGTTAGAATGGATGACGGAATGTGTTTTTACCACATTTTATACTAATTAAAAGATTTTCAAATTATGACAAATCACGAGGTGCTCATGACAGGGAGAGTATAACGTCATTACatgcgtttttacagaccgagttatttttagattgattttactgggaaaccagacctttccagatCATCataagtcttgcatgagaaataaTTACCCATGGGTCGACcgtgggattgagaatggtcactcttGCACGCCAAATCTTGTTTAAGAACTTGTCTAAAAGTAGCTTGACTCAAGCGAAAATGCCGTcacatagacctagtattggagttgtgGAGACCTGGTTATAGGCTCCTAGCTGCAAATTACTCACTCAAAcgtttagagcgattttcaattgagtgtcgaaagtaattagcgaatcaCTTTGGTATTGCATTGCTTCACTCAaggattggttcaaagttctcgcgccactttttcaaccaatcagaaatgaaaccaaaaccaatcgtggctcgtgcgtgcacattttcccgcgctttgtgtcggctacgtgtaattacttcgagttttgattggtttgctggattgtctccgttctttttgattggacAAAGTACatttaattgttttggtttttacgACACTCTATTGAAACTCGCGCTAAACTGACGATCCTAAATCCTTTGGTAAACTCTTGTCAAGTATATTCAGTTCATTTTCTCATATTGTCATTTTAGCAATTTTAGTCAAGATTCcaatacaataaaacaattctaaaactacaataatgagaattttgGAATATTTGTCTAGAGACATACAGTGAAGTCATCAAAAAcgtaaaatcaataaaaatagcGGAGAGTTTCCATAAAAAAACTTATATTTTCGTCAAATGTTATAAAGATATTGCAATGCATCGACAAATATTGACCAACCTTGAAGTTACGAAGTGCGTTAACGATATAaatttaaactagtgagtgttaaAACGATACAACCAGATTTACCTAAATCTCTAAATCTTACCAACTTATAAATATATTGTTTATTCTAATTTTAAATAATGTTAAGTTTAGACAAACACCTTGGATTAAATACATATTCGCTGAAGATAACGCAGGTTATATTTTCCAATACCATGATTTACGCAAGGCGTTGATTGGATGTTGTTGTTATGGTAACAAGTTAAGGACGCAATGCAGTTTTGCTGGCATCGTGTTGGGTTAAATCAGTACAAGGCGAATACCACATTAcctaactaaaaaaaaattctacgCGCTGCTTTTTTCTCCAGTTTTTCCATTTCGGCTCATTTCAGTAGAGAGCTAAACTCTCTGAGCAACTTCTGATTGCAAGCGAAACTGGAGAttaaaacaaacaagccttttaaaagtaaaagaaaattgtCGCACACCAACTCGAACATTGTGTATCTTAGATTAAGGGTACATTCTTTTGGAACTCCCAATTCATATTGACTTTATTAAATTTTAGTATTATAGAAACAACTTTGTATAACAAGATTAACTCGGGAGCTCAAAATAAGGAGAGTCCATTCGCGGCCACCAGTTCGTTAAAAGaaaatcattttcagttttgggTTATGGGCtgttgacgtcacaaaaaaaaattacaaacctACTGCACTTGCGTCTCGTTCGTTTGTCATCGTTAGTCGTCTGCAAGATATTTGTTTGGACAAATGTCTTGTGTCTTTTTTAGTGCTGTTGTATTATCGTTCCCATCTCTTTTATTCCTGTGTTGGTTTGGAATATGTATACTGCCAGTTATGGATTCCTGGGTTTTCAAAACAACGGATGGTCGGAAAGCACAATTCACTCGACTGGGCTGATTATCAGACGCAAAATTGCATAGAGAAGTCTAAATTAGAATTTGACGTCAAGCTGTGCTGGATTGTTTATTCCGAGAAAACAGCCGTATTCTCTGTATTCTGCTCATTTTTGGTATCCGTAGGAAAAAAATAGCGTTATTGTCTTCACACGGAAAACAGAATGAACAGAATGAAAAAAACGCAACTATAGAATATTCCATGGACTCCTACTTCGGAAACGTCTGAATAGGATGCATCACTCTGATTTTATCAACAACAAGCGGGCAAGAACGATTGAAATGCTATTTCTGGCCCGCTACGGTTACATTATAGAATACCCATTCACCTTTCTgggtttgtcaatttttttcc is a window of Montipora capricornis isolate CH-2021 chromosome 13, ASM3666992v2, whole genome shotgun sequence DNA encoding:
- the LOC138029634 gene encoding uncharacterized protein; protein product: MEEHINKPKDFTCINVKYLGSLNAMYPQTGTLENIARLYQKGCALNQRDINAQMTVSRENVSLLCKDTEKIFRLHKILFCASYKKIPRVVAFNYQASTSPRRIECHAFLCSSNEDARGIVAALTMAFRVASKERNSDEIGLEQTTITRKVWNLDSAEEKEVKVLFALPRKIGEILDSLTNCIGTN
- the LOC138029632 gene encoding uncharacterized protein — its product is MPPHPLILERINLSKYRLILKVLQISQETLHWRASWSSMGNCSSILRELGSIKYPEVGSEDCDQPMASNFVMAEGSDNTNLDGFLDASNFIVSWAKEKNKECERLRKNFKEMKKTLDHAKLENDKLRQRIGDDSEMNHRGHQSSSEDTRSRNKRSDVLRKYEVINGSLRRQAMEALGSQPQTSSRTELWNRKDLTCRMLLLAYKVAENAKKDFTQAALPRFLQWAPSVAVCCEQNSRSEVSKFLDQDVSEEVQSLLSSKSFNVAASSMLKELAVLCDLTDLEKKMMTELLQRHEEWTKHSPMLPYLDDDMLKNTKLASYVKECLRLAWRMVNLLPPLTLVTADQARRDTLDAFFTIEVEETTETAQTLQVCVWPAVSNLENPNEVHVKGTMAIIPRPKNLQYTY